The following coding sequences are from one Eublepharis macularius isolate TG4126 chromosome 19, MPM_Emac_v1.0, whole genome shotgun sequence window:
- the HOXC13 gene encoding homeobox protein Hox-C13, which translates to MTTSLILHPRWADTFMYVYEENPNENNQNKIPAMEGLGGNCPASHCRDLISHPVLGRHSSSIGTHQGSVYTDIPAPDAARQCPAPPASSNAALGYGYPFGGSYYGCRLSHSHNVNLQQKPCSYHPAEKYPEPSGSLPSEELSSRAKEFAFYPSFASSYQAVPGYLDVSVVPGISGHPEPRHDALLPMEGYQHWALSNGWDGQVYCSKEQSQSTHLWKSPFPDVVPLQPEVSSYRRGRKKRVPYTKIQLKELEKEYAASKFITKEKRRRISATTNLSERQVTIWFQNRRVKEKKVVSKSKTPHLHAT; encoded by the exons ATGACGACTTCACTGATCTTGCATCCACGCTGGGCGGATACCTTCATGTACGTGTATGAGGAGAACCCGAATGAAAATAACCAGAATAAAATCCCAGCCATGGAAGGACTCGGTGGCAACTGCCCAGCGAGCCACTGCAGGGATCTAATCTCTCACCCGGTCTTGGGTCGCCACTCCAGCTCCATTGGGACTCACCAGGGGTCTGTCTACACGGATATACCTGCTCCAGACGCCGCCAGGCAGTGCCCGGCTCCGCCAGCCTCGTCCAACGCCGCCCTGGGCTACGGCTACCCCTTTGGAGGCAGCTACTACGGATGCCGGCTGTCCCATTCCCACAACGTGAACTTACAACAGAAGCCTTGTTCTTACCACCCCGCCGAGAAATACCCCGAGCCCAGCGGCTCCCTCCCCAGCGAAGAACTATCCTCAAGGGCCAAAGAGTTTGCTTTTTACCCGAGCTTTGCCAGCTCCTACCAGGCGGTCCCTGGTTATTTGGACGTATCCGTGGTGCCAGGGATCAGTGGGCACCCGGAGCCAAGGCACGACGCGCTGCTTCCCATGGAAGGCTACCAGCACTGGGCTCTTTCCAACGGCTGGGACGGGCAGGTCTACTGCTCGAAAGAGCAGTCGCAGTCGACCCATCTCTGGAAATCACCTTTCCCAG ATGTGGTACCTCTTCAGCCAGAAGTGAGCAGCTACCGTAGGGGCAGAAAGAAAAGAGTCCCCTACACGAAAATCCAGCTGAAAGAATTAGAAAAGGAATACGCCGCCAGCAAGTTCATTACCAAAGAGAAGCGGAGGAGGATTTCAGCGACCACTAACCTTTCCGAGCGCCAGGTTACCATTTGGTTTCAGAACCGCAGGGTGAAAGAGAAAAAAGTGGTTAGCAAATCCAAGACACCTCACCTTCATGCTACTTGA